GACGACATCGAGTGGGAAGGTTACGAGCCAGGAGAAGGTACCAGCAAATCCACCTGCCATTAGAATAACGAACGGTGATGGATTTGCAACGCACCTTACCATATACTCGTAAGCTACGAAATAGCTGGAAAATCCTGCCATGAATTGGAAACATTAatggtgaaaatattttagaCATTAGATAGCATGATCGCGGAAGAACGGTTCTTCAACCTACCCGGCATATCACGTGCTGCCGTAATGCCCAGTCCGCGAAAAATTCCCCGAGCACCTTCTCGGCGCCAGATGCTTCTGGTACAATCCACCGGCCCGCTAAACCGTTCTGCACCGCGCGGTAGATTATCCTGCAGCTGGAGTCGCGTTTTGATTAGCTCCATCGGTGAACAGACGATGCTCTGGGCTAAGCCAGCGGCCGTTCCCGCCAGGAAGTGCGAGTACAACGAGTCCGGATTGGTGGTACGTCGCTGTATGTTTCCGTACACACCAAACACGATCGCATTCACCACGGCAACGCCCGCCATCGGGCTGGACATCCCCCGGTACAGTCCATGGACGCCCTCGCGCACGATAATCTTTCGGAAGCAGTCGGCCGTGCCGCGGTACATTGGGTTCTTATGGTTTTGCGTCTGCAGATGCACCTTCACCGTATCGAACGGGAATCCAACGATAACGCCGGCACAACCTAAAGGAAGGAAGGTGCAAAAGGAGAAGTGTGAAAGATTGCAGTAGCGTCGTCCGCAgcttatcatcatcaacatcaacagctACCGATCCAGGTTGCTGTACGTTCATCAAGGGAAGGCACAATCGCATAATAGCGATCGACCGGTCAGCACTATTGAAAAAGAAGGGTATCGATCGACCGATCGCACCAGAGCGATATGTCGCACTGGGCGTTTGCGGGGGGTAATGGAATGTTTTTCCACTTGGGCGTGAGCCTTGTTTGCTGCCCAGCACCATAAGGAATCCGGTTCGGGTGAAAGTGATAATGGGCAACGAGGCTTGAAGTGGTAATGATCAACAGTAAAAGTTCCCAATCAAAACGCTTTCTGGGTGCCGGGATCGGGGAGTCAACATTATCAGCGGTGTCTAAACCGTTGCGGTGATAGCAACGTTGACCTACCAGGTCTTCGTCGTGGCCATCATCGCCCTGACGCGATGCGATGTGTCTTTGTTTGTTCCTTTACTTATAAAACTTCCGAAAAATGTGAACTGAAAAACGGTTGCGTCCGGGTACGTTGTTACACATCACTATCAAAGTCGTCTGACGAAAACGTGAACATCACGCCAGATAGGAGTGTGGCACTCGGTGCCCTTTGGGATAAGAACACGTGCATCCCGTAGAGGGGAAGATGAAAAACAGCAGAGGTGAGAGAGGTGAGCCCGgctttgggaaaaaaaacttacctcCTAAACAACCAGCAGCAAAGTCTAAAGCCATCGGACTGATTAACCGGCGAGAAGAAACGCTGTTCTAGTGGGTGCTAGTGCAGGTAAAAGACGCTAGATGGCGTAACAGAGTAGTAATAGGTAAGTGTTCTAAGATTCCGTCCCGATAGGCAGAAGAAGTATTGCAGTAAAGAACGTGTGTAGAGGATGTATGTAATGTATCGTTATACACTCCGTTTAGTCGTTGAACTGTGATAACACCTCAGTTCAGCTACGATCAGCCTGCAGATGTTGGGCGGCGATCtgccaacaaaaagaaaacacaggGAGAGGGAAAGCagttataataaaatgaaataaaacgcaaATAATATAACGACGGGGCaatcagcatttttttttcgaagttGATAGCGAGTTTCGGTTTTGCACTGATCGTTCGGtacaaatatttgttgttGGTACGATCGGTACATCATAATCGCATCCCGACTTCTCGAGACTCCTGCTCGTTGGTTCGActggttggtttgctgttgttgttgttattgcggGACACTGATTGCACTGTGTCCCTCTTGTGATGTACGTGCACATGAGGCGGTGCGTTTTGCCTGGAGGGGCCGCTGGGAGTGTGTCTATTGATAACCTCGCAGCATCTTCTTCGGGCTCTGTGCCGATCGTTTCCTTTCCTCCAGGAGGCGTTCCACCGCCAAACACTTCCTGATTGAGCTTGTTTAACAAATTGTACCCCGTTAAACGCACATGGTACACACACGATTTACGCGTCATGCGAAGGGGTGTGTTGACTCTGCGGCTTTGATAGTTCTGCTGGCTGTTTGTTTCTGGTCTTTGACAGTTTAGAGAAGGTGTGCGGTATGAATGGAATTTTTCGGCCTCTTCCCTACGTGACCTCTTGCTACCCGAGATAGTACGGTGATTTGCGTAAATATACGTTGATTAGCGAACAGTAGAGAAGCTTCCAGGACCGAAGATGTCTTCAAGATCGTATTCTCAGTACGGAGAATCCAGTAGCTGTAGGGTAACTTCGGGAAGGTGCAAAAATGGATCTTCCTTCCATCTTTGAATGTACATGGCTTGTAAGCATGTCGTGAAGAATTCACACTAGCACTTTATAACCTTCGTTACTACGCGTGGCACTGATAAGCGGGGAGGAATTGCGATTCAAACCGGGCTGGTAATCATGCTGGTCCCCTTCAGTCCGGTTTCCGGAGTTCTTTACACTAATTACACATTACACACTGTAAGTTGGAAAGCGTCATAATACTTACCAAACGATGTGTCGATGGGTGACTTAAACTACGAAACTTGTTGTCACTAAGGTGACACTCTGTGTCATGAGCTGTCTATGATTGGTATCGGAACGAAGTTGTCGTATTTGAGCACTAGCATTCTTGAGCAGATATTACCGATTGTCTGCTAAGACACTCCACAACTTCAGACACACTAAACCAGTTAGGATTTGTACTGTCCTTGAAGTTAGCTTTGCTGCACGTTTAGTTTTCCGAAGGCCTCGATCGTTCGAGCTCCTTGTATCTTCACGCTTCACGTAGTGTTTCACTAATGTTTTACTTTCGCTTGTACTATGCACTACAAACACGAACTACATTGAACTGGCCGGACTATACAGGTGATGAACGATGAGCAGTGTAAGGAAATGGTTTTCCAGCATTCACAATGCCTTACAATCGCCCTCCACAGATGTAAACTTCCAGACCCGTAAACGTGAACTCGCGGACAGTGCACACAGTAATACCTTCCGGATTTGACTGTTTGATCAGTCGGATTGACTCGGTTAGTGGAGCCTCGGTCTAGACTATATCAGCGATAGCTATACACTCGCAGGCCGAAGATGAGCGATCCAGCAGCAGCCAGAACCGTTCGGATGTACTCATCACTCTGATAAGCCTTCGGGAGTTGGTTTGGCCGGATGCGACGCATCGGTTCGCTAATAGCCCACCGGTGCGACTCCGTTACAGCGAAGTGGTAACAGCCAAAAGTGAGTGATATTTGCGCTTTGGCACATGCACGACACACCCGAAATTAAGCAGGATTATCCCGAGTAAAAGAACCTTCCACTGCTCCCGTTCATTAACGCGTATGACGCTCATAACATCTTGGGGGCAATCTTTGAACTTCAAATGAAGGTTATCGATCATTGCTGTGCCAATGTGGAATCGGTTCGTAGCAGTTTGCTATTCGATTTTTGGAGCGAATTCCagcatgacaaacaaaacaattccgATTGTTTTCTGTGCACGGTTACGGTTGCTTCGGTCCTGCTTTTCTCAGTACCCTCAAGCCTATTTCACAACATCTCTTTCGTCAGAAGCTTCATGTTAAATTGCGTAGTTTTAACGTAAAAGTACGTCCTGTACGTACATTGTAACAACATAGCGCACGGTTCATTTGATGGCTTGGTCTAGTGCGGCGCACATGGAGCACAAATGTTTCGACATCTACAGCTGTCTGGAAATGTATTGAGATGCAACGTGGCGATAAGGCGAAGAAGGAGTGATTCGATCAGACAGTTATTTCAGTGCACTTTGAACTTGCACATGAGATGCAATTGAGTGCAACCTGTAATGCAGGGCATGGGGTACCTAGCGATCGTTTAATGGTTCAGTGTAGACTAACAAATGACCTGAGTGTCAAGAGGAGCATCAGATCGAAGACAGGTCTTAAACAGATCATGTCGATCTGTCGATCAAAAACTCAAGCCAACTTTGGTGGTGGTCCGATTTTGATACAGTCTCTCTAATACGCGAGTCTCTAATGGGGCTAAGGGCTGAAGCCAATCGAATCTATAATATGAAAAGTTAGACCACAATGCGAAGTATCTTtaggaagaaaaacagtgATGTAATCAGAGAACTTCCTTGAAAACACCCGAAAAGTCGTCACCAGAGCTGAACGAAATGAATTTCGTAGGGCTTACCATATGGTTAGAACTTTAAGATTTAGAAAGAAAGATTTAGATTTAGAAGATTTagaaagtgaaagagaaaacatttaaaatgatatAGAATCAGAGTTTATTAGCATGGGTCTTTcgtctataaaaaaaaaatatagaagTCTGTTGTGTACTCtaaattttaaagcatttattaatttaaagcatCCTGTTAATATCCTGTTATTTCATAAAATGGTTAAACCATTTAAAACCTATTTTCCTTCAGGAGAATTTTCTCACGAATCACCCTGCCGCTTCCATATCAGCCGTGCTGTTTGGGGTTATTTTCCGCGCTTGCGCACACGCCACCACGAATGGCGCTCATCGTGAGTGAGTTTCCCGTTCTGTCAAAATTTTCCTCACTTGCGAAGGAAAACATTACGAGTTCACCTTAttcaccccctcccccttttgCCCATTACACCCCTAAAATAAACCCTCAACAAGGAAGGTCATCCCCTTGCGGTTCGCTCGACCGACTGACAGCTAACTGGTTCCAAGTCTAAATTGGGTTGCAATTCGGTAAGTGAAGCGTGTGGAcagtttttgattttattctgctgttgctgttgctggttgtTAATGGCAACCACGTTCAAACGCGCTGATTGGCGTTAATAGACGCTAATTGTTTGTGCGCTAGCGGGGGTGATCAGCGAGAACAGAACAGGGCCAGGGGCGGTTGTGCAATTGATTCGCGTATTGGTATTGTGTGGAACCATCGTCAGATTGACATATGTGCGACGGGAAACATACACCCGAGTGAGCGAATGCCGTAAGAATAGCTCACTGCGGTCTTACCACCAAAGCGTGTAGTGCCACAGACGACATATTGCGACGTAGATAAGCTGTAAATGTGAAGCTAATCTGTTAATGAAAATTCGGCATCTGAAAACTGTGTCATCTGCGCTGTGAGTGTGTTAgagtgaagaaacaaaaaaaaaacagtttcctCACTTTCGTTGTGCAGCGTGAGGTAGATAGATTGTTACGTATTGCTGACGATAGATACAAGTGTGCGAGTGCTTGTGCGACGACTAAAGCGAGAGGAAAAATGAATCACCTGCAGATATCGACAGATCCCACCCTACTTGGGGCGGATTTGTTACCGGACTCATTAACAACCTCACCCTCGGTATCGACATTTCTGCCGGAGGAGGACGCCTCCACCTGTTTGTTACTCCCGGAGACACCGAGCCCACCGTTGGATTTTTCGCACCCACTAACACCGAGTATGGGTAACGCAACGGACAACCATGTTCGCGATTCGGTTACAGGAGACGATGATCAGGCTGCCGAAACGAGCAGTTCCTCCGGCAGCTCGGGCATTGGTATGGTTGCACCGGTCGGTGCTGGTGCCGGAAATCTGTTCAGCCACAACACCTATCAGCATCTGCGCAAGAAGAGTGACGTCGTAAAGGCGAGCCAGGACGGTTCGATGCATCATGCAGCTAGCTTGGGTATCGCAGTCACGAAGGATATGCCCGGCTTCGTGCACTGGAACTGGCCGCTGATACGGAAGTGTACGTTCTTCGTGTTTCTTGCGCTGATCGTTGCGATGGTCGCTATCGTGGTTGCCATGATCGCTACCCTGCCCAAATCCTGCAATCCACCGTAAGTGTGACGACATGAAGCCCCTGTTggtattgaaaattaattccgAGTTAAATCTTTCCGTTTCAGTGCAACGTGGTACAAGGGATCCGTGTTCTACGAAGTATTTCCCGCCAGTTTTCAGGACACCAACGACGATGGACTCGGAGACATTCGGGGCTTGATTGGACGTGCGGAGTACTTCAAAACGCTCGGAATTGCAGCGGTTCGGTTGAATTCGATCTTCCCGTCGAAGCACTATCCGGACCACTTTCAAGAGGTTACCTCACTGCTGGACGTGGACGAAGTGCTCGGGAAGGTGGAAGACATTCAGAAATTGGCGGCCACCCTGCACGAACGCAACATATCGCTTGTGCTCGATCTCCCAATACATCCGTTCCTGGAGCATCTCAGTCCACCGACGATCGATGTTGATCGGCTGCCGAATCGTACCGATGGCGATATGATAACGAGTGAGTTCTTGCGACTGTCGCGATCGGTTGCGACCAAAGGCGATGGTACGGTCATCTCGGACGTGCTTCGCTTCTGGTTAACTCGCACCGGCGTGGATGGGTTCTACGTTAAGGGGCTGGAACACTTTGCCGATGATCCACTGTTAGTGGAGAACGTAAAAGAGTGGAAGTATCTGCTTGGCCCTGATCGTATACTGATGGTGGGACAGAAGCTGGTGCAGCAGCTACCGGAAGGTGTAGTGCGCGATGTGCTGTCCAAGGTGGATCTGGTCGATGTGTATCTGGATGTGAGCAATGGTACGGATGGGATTGCATCCACGGTACAGGATGCCATACAGGGTCGTCTGTTACGTGGAGTCGATCATCCGTGGGTACACTGGAGCCTAGGAAGTGTGTCGCAGCGTAGACTCGCATCTGGCCTTAGTCCGAATGCGACACTCGCGGCAACCCTGATGGAACTTACGCTTCCCGGTACACCCAGCATCTTCTACGGCGATGAGATATCGCTCGAGGAAGCGAACGATCCGAAGGGTGAGCATGTCGATACGCAGCATCTGCACCATCTAGCCACGATGGTGTGGGACAGTGCCCAGAATCAGTTCACAAGCCGTGGTTCGCTACCGTGGTTACCACGCAGTGCTTCCGCCTCGCTGCACCATCTGGACTACGTGATTGAAGCGATCGCCCTTCGCAAACGCTCACCCTCGATCTACCTGAATGCGGTCGTCAAGGAAGAAAAGACACTACCGAACACGGACATCAAGTCGAACCAGAACGAAATTCTCGTCATACAACGATGGTACCCGCGACGAAACTCTTTTGCCACGATTGCCAACCTAGGTCAGAAGCGAGTATCGCTCGATCTGACCGCCATGTTTTACAGTGGAGAAATCATTGCCGGGTCTTCGCTCAAGCACGAGCGTGTCTATTTCGATCGTTTCGAAATAAACCCACTGGAGACGATAGTGGTAAAGTTGCACAAATAAAACTGACCAACTGGAAAGCTGGAATGGAAATGGTAGGAATTCGCCACCGGATGCAGCTACGAGTTGAGTGGAAGATTAACACACCTATGTACGCTTTACAGATCCCTCCGCTGTTCGGGTGCGAGCTGCTTCTTGGTCCCTTGAATGTTACAAAATGGTTATCAAAGCAACCGTCAGTCCCATCTTCCCCCCtgctttcccccccccccccccccccccccatccagCCATAGCGCGATGTCGTCCCTGGTGTCATCAGTGTCCCTGGGAACCCAGTAATGCAATGAAAGAGTGCGCGCCCATGTTGAATTGTATTGTTTCATTAGATCtctagattttattttcatttgctgGTTGCCTAtctaaacataaaaatattattaataactAATATTATAAATGGAagtttgttaataaaaaacaaacaaatagtttGACATTTAAAAAGAAGCCTGCCCTGTAAcaccacgcacgcacacgcaacCGATCGTGTTTGACGACGTTTGTCGATGAAGCAGTTGCGATGTGCGTGTGCTGTTAAGCTGGTGCCACGTGTTATACATTTCTCAATCTCAACATATCCGAACATCCCTAACTCGTATCGTCTAACTAGCTAACGCTCTAACAACAAAACCTGCCTTTTAGGAATGGATGAAGAAGCGAACCGAACCGGTAAGA
This Anopheles marshallii chromosome 3, idAnoMarsDA_429_01, whole genome shotgun sequence DNA region includes the following protein-coding sequences:
- the LOC128714789 gene encoding mitochondrial basic amino acids transporter, whose amino-acid sequence is MALDFAAGCLGGCAGVIVGFPFDTVKVHLQTQNHKNPMYRGTADCFRKIIVREGVHGLYRGMSSPMAGVAVVNAIVFGVYGNIQRRTTNPDSLYSHFLAGTAAGLAQSIVCSPMELIKTRLQLQDNLPRGAERFSGPVDCTRSIWRREGARGIFRGLGITAARDMPGFSSYFVAYEYMVRCVANPSPFVILMAGGFAGTFSWLVTFPLDVVKSRLQADGISGKPQYSGLIDCVRKSHAAEGLAFLSRGLASTLLRAFPMNAVCFLVVSYTMKLFDDPKLTSVVELGASAAATVEPPLLIVPTVTGAPVLQTTSTTGHKRIAHDHDSHLLNIKQNTYRFLRSLGAFSEAVCCAEMGELADDLYDSNPDERLGANYAKLNELLLSTDPEDTSNRYPFLGD
- the LOC128715063 gene encoding neutral and basic amino acid transport protein rBAT-like, with the translated sequence MNHLQISTDPTLLGADLLPDSLTTSPSVSTFLPEEDASTCLLLPETPSPPLDFSHPLTPSMGNATDNHVRDSVTGDDDQAAETSSSSGSSGIGMVAPVGAGAGNLFSHNTYQHLRKKSDVVKASQDGSMHHAASLGIAVTKDMPGFVHWNWPLIRKCTFFVFLALIVAMVAIVVAMIATLPKSCNPPATWYKGSVFYEVFPASFQDTNDDGLGDIRGLIGRAEYFKTLGIAAVRLNSIFPSKHYPDHFQEVTSLLDVDEVLGKVEDIQKLAATLHERNISLVLDLPIHPFLEHLSPPTIDVDRLPNRTDGDMITSEFLRLSRSVATKGDGTVISDVLRFWLTRTGVDGFYVKGLEHFADDPLLVENVKEWKYLLGPDRILMVGQKLVQQLPEGVVRDVLSKVDLVDVYLDVSNGTDGIASTVQDAIQGRLLRGVDHPWVHWSLGSVSQRRLASGLSPNATLAATLMELTLPGTPSIFYGDEISLEEANDPKGEHVDTQHLHHLATMVWDSAQNQFTSRGSLPWLPRSASASLHHLDYVIEAIALRKRSPSIYLNAVVKEEKTLPNTDIKSNQNEILVIQRWYPRRNSFATIANLGQKRVSLDLTAMFYSGEIIAGSSLKHERVYFDRFEINPLETIVVKLHK